A single window of Anopheles moucheti chromosome 2, idAnoMoucSN_F20_07, whole genome shotgun sequence DNA harbors:
- the LOC128298166 gene encoding zinc metalloproteinase-disintegrin-like jararhagin, translated as MESLLSIVLVALLLVIAPLEGLKNHKTQQHHRNGDGTNRHLPLEKAGNADDGIPNPIYPLMVPSHNQDTVTLTYNHSGKVTVLPLIQSQGRATGDCQHYRGGTQTRTRHDGQPTTELISCDGRIRGTVRLPEGTFRIEYDTTAGVHFIQRLMDHRQRAKRNYLSTLKGPYQANAHSNYVELVLVVDNSLFRKLDQDTWRVYQYCAQLVNHINMLYNPLNIFIALTDVVVWKDGDRITVSTRADETLNNFLGYRSTTLLHDHPHDHAQLLTAIEFKDNVIGKAKVGGMCSDRSSGAIVRIHTDNVNVQASTLAHEMGHSFTMEHDEDGSCACPDEKCIMTRTVTGLKLQHWSNCSLEQLTTAFGRGLHHCLSNRPTRLAFESCGNGFVEPGEECDCGLEEACENNCCDARTCRLREGAQCATGECCDLETCQLREPAAPCRHAQGECDLPEYCTGRSEFCPADVHRRNTEPCADGEAHCIEGRCRTRTDQCRALWGPSGYAASEACYEANAKGTKYANCGYQGRPAESFRKCATPDVMCGLLFCHHHKPDEILELGEYNGDSRYSVQKGNETMRHVLCRSAYVDLGDGLGRHPAFVPDGAPCGDGRMCYKQRCESVERLNAWGLGGKTCTHGCFGRGVCNSEGHCHCQVGYDPPYCEHSGVGGSLDSGPASTETGTINDLLTYAAFTLVLFALLISAAAYVRSLRGGIVSQWGRGHWGGCKVRGTSLREPIKAATPIAARDISLPKYHSSTRDISDDQQYRTIAGTSWQTEPDGPGVRVLTVARPLEGTHGPPLTIEYRIVPGTHRHAPQPPAVPIHRQRPF; from the exons ATGGAGTCGTTGTTATCGATAGTATTAGTAGCGCTCCTGCTAGTGATAGCACCGCTGGAAGgattaaaaaatcataaaacacaacaacaccatCGGAACGGTGATGGTACCAATCGGCACTTGCCGTTAGAAAAGG CTGGCAACGCCGACGACGGCATCCCTAATCCTATTTATCCCCTGATGGTACCATCGCATAACCAGGACACGGTCACACTGACCTACAATCATTCTGGCAAGGTCACCGTGTTACCGCTTATCCAGAGTCAGGGTCGGGCGACTGGTGACTGTCAGCATTACCGAGGAGGAACGCAAACCCGGACCAGACACGACGGTCAACCAACCACCGAGCTTATCAGCTGCGATGGTCGCATCCGGGGGACAGTACGCCTACCGGAAGGAACGTTCCGTATCGAGTACGATACCACCGCCGGAGTTCACTTTATTCAACG ACTGATGGACCACCGGCAACGTGCGAAACGGAATTATCTCAGCACCCTCAAAGGACCATACCAGGCAAATGCACACTCGAACTACGTGGAGTTAGTGCTCGTCGTGGATAATTCACTGTTTCGCAAGCTGGACCAGGACACCTGGAGAGTGTACCAGTATTGCGCCCAACTCGTTAACCATATCAACATG CTGTACAATCCCCTCAACATTTTCATCGCCCTCACGGACGTTGTGGTTTGGAAGGACGGGGACCGTATCACCGTGTCTACAAGGGCAGACGAAACGCTAAACAATTTCCTTGGATACCGATCCACCACGCTGCTGCACGATCACCCGCACGATCACGCTCAGCTTCTGACAGCGATCGAGTTTAAGGATAATGTGATCGGAAAGGCTAAAGTAGGCGGCATGTGTTCGGATCGCAGCTCGGGTGCGATCGTGCGTATCCACACAGATAACGTGAACGTACAAGCGAGCACACTGGCCCACGAGATGGGTCACAGCTTCACGATGGAGCACGATGAGGATGGTAGTTGTGCCTGTCCCGACGAGAAGTGCATCATGACACGCACCGTGACGGGACTTAAGCTGCAGCACTGGAGCAACTGTAGTCTCGAACAGTTGACCACGGCGTTCGGACGGGGGTTGCACCACTGTCTATCGAACCGTCCGACCCGTCTGGCGTTCGAGAGCTGCGGCAATGGGTTCGTTGAACCGGGCGAGGAGTGCGACTGTGGACTAGAAGAGGCGTGTGAGAATAATTGCTGTGATGCAAGGACATGTCGGTTACGGGAAGGGGCACAGTGTGCGACGGGTGAGTGCTGTGATCTAGAGACGTGCCAGTTGCGTGAACCTGCTGCTCCATGTCGGCATGCGCAGGGGGAGTGTGACTTGCCCGAATACTGTACGGGACGGTCGGAGTTTTGTCCAGCAGATGTGCATCGACGTAATACGGAACCGTGCGCTGACGGTGAAGCTCATTGCATCGAAGGACGCTGTCGAACACGGACGGATCAGTGTCGTGCGCTGTGGGGACCTTCGGGATATGCGGCCAGCGAGGCGTGTTACGAGGCAAATGCAAAGGGCACAAAGTACGCCAACTGCGGTTACCAGGGACGGCCGGCAGAAAGCTTCCGGAAGTGTGCTACACCGGATGTGATGTGCGGATTACTGTTCTGTCACCATCACAAACCGGACGAGATACTGGAGCTGGGCGAATATAATGGAGATTCGCGATACAGCGTGCAGAAGGGCAATGAGACAATGCGGCACGTCCTGTGTCGCTCGGCGTACGTGGATCTGGGCGATGGACTGGGGCGACATCCAGCATTCGTACCGGACGGGGCACCGTGTGGTGATGGAAGGATGTGTTACAAACAGCGGTGTGAAAGTGTGGAGCGTTTGAACGCGTGGGGCCTCGGCGGAAAGACGTGTACGCACGGTTGCTTTGGGCGTGGTGTGTGTAACAGTGAGGGACATTGCCATTGCCAGGTGGGATATGATCCACCTTACTGTGAGCATTCCGGTGTAGGAGGATCGCTCGACAGTGGACCAGCCTCTACCGAAACAGGAACTATCAATGATCTGCTAACCTATGCTGCTTTCACACTGGTGTTGTTTGCTCTGTTGATATCGGCTGCAGCCTATGTCCGTAGTTTACGCGGTGGAATCGTATCGCAATGGGGACGTGGACATTGGGGTGGTTGCAAGGTTCGTGGTACAAGCCTTCGTGAACCGATCAAGGCAGCGACACCAATTGCAGCCCGGGACATATCGCTTCCAAAGTACCACTCGTCTACACGTGACATCAGTGACGATCAGCAGTATCGAACGATTGCCGGAACCTCCTGGCAGACAGAACCGGACGGACCTGGAGTTAGAGTGTTAACAGTGGCTCGCCCACTGGAAGGTACACACGGACCACCACTAACGATCGAGTACCGGATCGTACCAGGCACTCACCGCCACGCACCACAGCCACCAGCCGTCCCGATTCATCGACAGAGACCATTCTAG